A window of the Lactobacillus gasseri ATCC 33323 = JCM 1131 genome harbors these coding sequences:
- the recG gene encoding ATP-dependent DNA helicase RecG, with translation MNNKQSKLFEPVTELKGVGAKTATALAGLGINTIYDLLFYFPFRYDDLETIPLDQIEDGQKVLLKGIVVTDPFVSRFGYRKTRLSFKMKIDHDIIMVNFFNQPWLKDKVESGKEVAVYGKYQVARQSLSGFKLVAEKKESGFAPIYSVNRHLKQNKLQKLIDLALEEVLPEVGETIPAALREKYRLLSDQILVEKMHHPKNGNEAKLARRSAIFREFFLFQVQLAQLLSQRDEDVPGVEKRYDLAAVKELIQAIPFELSDDQKKVVNEIFADLHSPRQMKRLLQGDVGSGKTVVAVFAIYATITAGFQAALMVPTEILAQQHFAKVDELLRPLGVRVALLTGDTKELEKKEIYRELADGTINVVIGTHALIQKDVHFKNLGLVIIDEQHRFGVNQRNTLIKKGVAPDVLAMTATPIPRTLALTVYGDMAVSEIRHLPKGRKPVVSSWATSSKLKEVLELMRSQLEKGFQIYVVTPLISESEKSDLKNAEDLQARLAHYFKDENVVLLHGQMKGDQKNEIMDSFAAGKIDILVTTSVIEVGVDVPNANMMVIFNADRFGLSQLHQLRGRIGRGQTQSFCVFVSDPKTEIGKKRMNIITSTSNGFKLAEEDLKLRGEGDVFGKAQSGLPQFQVGDVVNDYNTLVTAQKEARALVKADPNLERPENKFLLEVLKYKKDLNND, from the coding sequence ATGAATAATAAGCAGAGTAAGTTATTTGAACCAGTAACTGAGCTAAAGGGCGTAGGAGCTAAAACTGCTACGGCTTTAGCTGGTCTTGGCATCAATACAATTTATGATTTACTATTTTATTTTCCTTTTAGATATGATGACTTAGAGACTATCCCTCTTGATCAGATTGAAGATGGTCAAAAAGTCTTATTAAAGGGAATAGTGGTAACAGATCCGTTTGTTAGCCGATTTGGTTATCGAAAAACAAGGCTCAGCTTTAAAATGAAAATTGATCATGACATAATCATGGTCAATTTTTTTAATCAGCCTTGGTTAAAAGATAAGGTTGAATCAGGCAAGGAAGTTGCCGTTTATGGTAAGTATCAGGTGGCTAGACAATCACTAAGTGGCTTTAAGTTAGTAGCAGAAAAGAAAGAATCAGGCTTTGCCCCAATTTATTCTGTTAATCGGCATTTGAAGCAAAATAAGTTGCAAAAATTAATTGATCTTGCCTTAGAGGAAGTTTTACCTGAAGTTGGAGAAACAATTCCAGCAGCCTTACGAGAAAAGTATCGTCTGCTTTCTGACCAAATTTTAGTAGAAAAAATGCATCATCCTAAAAATGGTAATGAAGCAAAATTAGCGCGTAGAAGTGCTATTTTTAGGGAATTTTTTCTCTTTCAAGTGCAGCTTGCACAGCTTCTTTCTCAAAGGGATGAAGATGTGCCTGGGGTAGAAAAAAGATATGATTTAGCTGCTGTAAAAGAATTGATTCAAGCTATTCCTTTTGAATTATCAGATGATCAAAAAAAGGTAGTTAATGAAATTTTTGCTGATCTTCATTCTCCAAGGCAAATGAAAAGATTGCTTCAAGGAGATGTTGGTAGCGGTAAAACAGTTGTAGCAGTTTTTGCTATTTATGCCACAATTACTGCTGGCTTTCAAGCAGCTTTGATGGTTCCTACAGAAATTTTGGCTCAGCAGCATTTCGCTAAAGTGGACGAATTATTAAGGCCTTTGGGAGTTAGAGTTGCCTTATTAACTGGTGATACTAAAGAATTAGAAAAGAAAGAAATTTATCGTGAATTAGCTGACGGAACAATCAATGTAGTAATTGGAACACATGCTTTAATTCAAAAGGATGTCCATTTTAAGAACCTGGGTCTTGTAATTATTGATGAACAACATCGTTTTGGTGTTAATCAAAGAAATACATTAATCAAAAAGGGAGTTGCGCCAGACGTCTTAGCAATGACGGCAACGCCGATTCCGCGTACTTTAGCCTTAACAGTATATGGTGATATGGCAGTTTCAGAGATTCGTCATTTACCTAAAGGACGTAAACCTGTGGTTTCTTCATGGGCAACGTCGAGTAAGCTAAAAGAAGTTCTTGAATTAATGCGCTCACAGCTTGAAAAAGGTTTTCAAATTTATGTTGTAACTCCTTTGATTAGTGAATCAGAAAAAAGCGATTTGAAAAACGCTGAAGATCTGCAAGCTAGACTTGCTCATTACTTTAAAGATGAAAATGTAGTTTTACTTCATGGTCAAATGAAGGGCGATCAAAAGAATGAAATCATGGATAGTTTTGCAGCTGGAAAGATTGATATTCTTGTTACGACTAGTGTAATTGAAGTTGGCGTCGATGTTCCGAATGCAAATATGATGGTAATTTTTAACGCTGATCGCTTTGGTTTGAGTCAACTGCATCAGTTGCGTGGACGAATTGGGCGAGGCCAGACGCAAAGTTTCTGCGTTTTTGTGAGTGATCCTAAAACTGAAATTGGTAAAAAGCGGATGAATATAATTACATCTACCAGTAATGGTTTTAAACTAGCAGAAGAGGACTTGAAGCTACGAGGTGAAGGAGACGTTTTTGGTAAAGCGCAGTCTGGTTTACCTCAGTTTCAGGTTGGAGATGTGGTAAATGACTATAATACTTTGGTTACAGCTCAAAAAGAAGCTCGTGCATTAGTTAAAGCTGATCCTAATCTAGAAAGACCAGAAAATAAATTTTTACTAGAAGTGCTAAAATATAAGAAAGATTTGAATAATGATTGA
- the plsX gene encoding phosphate acyltransferase PlsX — protein sequence MKKIAIDAMGGENAPKAIIDAVLKAKPKLKDIEFILFGDAEKINQLIPNEQKERIEVVATSEVIVDSDEPVRAIRRKKDSSMVVAANYVKAGKADALFSLGNTGALLACGIFIIGRIKGVERPALMPTLPSAKSEQGFNIIDVGANAQSKPEYLVQWAQMANFYAQKVRNIQNPTVALLNNGAEDDKGDPLHQEAYKLLKETKLNFIGNVEGNDLMEGKADVIVTDGFTGNATLKAIEGTASVILRLLKDSLLNNGLRPKVGALLAKPGLTALKKRFDTARYGGAVLLGVNAPVVKTHGRSNIRPIYYTLLQIDKMLSQDLVGEYKKYFSESR from the coding sequence ATGAAAAAGATTGCAATTGATGCGATGGGCGGAGAAAATGCCCCTAAGGCCATTATTGATGCTGTTTTAAAGGCAAAACCTAAACTAAAAGATATAGAATTTATTTTATTTGGGGATGCAGAGAAAATTAATCAATTGATCCCTAATGAGCAAAAAGAACGGATCGAAGTTGTCGCTACGAGTGAAGTTATTGTCGACAGCGACGAGCCTGTAAGAGCTATTAGACGAAAAAAAGACTCCTCGATGGTAGTTGCAGCTAACTATGTTAAAGCAGGAAAAGCAGATGCATTATTTTCATTAGGAAATACTGGAGCACTGCTTGCTTGCGGAATTTTTATTATTGGCAGAATTAAGGGTGTTGAACGTCCAGCGCTAATGCCAACGCTACCTAGTGCTAAGAGTGAACAAGGCTTTAATATTATTGACGTTGGTGCTAATGCGCAGAGCAAGCCTGAATATTTAGTCCAGTGGGCTCAAATGGCTAACTTTTATGCTCAAAAAGTTAGAAATATTCAAAATCCTACTGTTGCTTTGCTAAATAATGGTGCAGAAGATGATAAAGGAGATCCGCTTCATCAAGAAGCCTATAAGCTCTTAAAAGAGACTAAACTTAACTTTATTGGCAACGTTGAAGGAAATGACTTAATGGAAGGTAAGGCTGATGTAATTGTGACTGATGGCTTTACTGGAAATGCTACTCTTAAAGCTATTGAAGGAACTGCTAGTGTGATTCTACGTTTACTCAAAGATTCACTCTTAAATAATGGCTTACGTCCAAAAGTTGGCGCCTTGCTTGCTAAGCCAGGATTAACTGCCTTAAAGAAAAGATTTGATACAGCGAGATACGGTGGTGCGGTTTTATTAGGCGTTAATGCGCCTGTTGTTAAAACACATGGAAGATCTAATATTCGGCCCATCTACTACACTTTGTTACAAATTGATAAAATGCTTAGTCAAGATTTAGTTGGTGAATATAAAAAATACTTTAGTGAATCTCGCTAG
- the acpP gene encoding acyl carrier protein, with protein MTEEEIFNKIADMISERFSIDRDKITKDLNFQNDLDADSIDFVELVMDLEDTFGAEIPDDDAEKLQTVGEAVEYIKNHQN; from the coding sequence ATGACCGAAGAGGAAATTTTTAATAAAATTGCTGATATGATTTCAGAACGTTTTAGCATTGATCGTGATAAGATCACTAAAGATTTGAATTTTCAGAATGATTTAGATGCAGATTCAATTGATTTCGTTGAGTTAGTAATGGATCTTGAAGATACATTTGGAGCAGAAATTCCAGATGATGACGCAGAAAAATTACAAACTGTTGGTGAAGCAGTAGAGTATATTAAGAATCACCAAAATTAA
- a CDS encoding ABC transporter ATP-binding protein, translating into MEKQSDLLLDIEHLHTAYRLHGKFYDAADDINLTLKRNEILAVVGESGCGKSTIASSIIGLYDHKNTRVTGDILYNELNLVNLNESLFNKIRGNNIGMIFQDPLASLNPLMKVGDQVAETLYYHTDMDEKARHARVIELFNQVGMPRPEEMYEMYPHELSGGLRQRVVIAIAIACKPEIIIADEPTTALDVTIQAQILDLLKEIQKESRSGIILITHDLGVVAETADQVAVMYAGQIVEKADVKTIFENPLHPYTRSLLHSMPQTDDESQDLHVIHGTVPSLINMPRTGDRFAARIPWIPASAHEENPKIHEVEPGHFVRCTCWQSFHFQDEEKKG; encoded by the coding sequence TTGGAAAAGCAAAGTGATCTTTTATTAGATATCGAACACTTGCATACCGCATATCGTTTGCACGGTAAGTTTTATGATGCCGCTGATGACATTAACTTAACCTTGAAACGAAATGAGATCTTGGCAGTTGTTGGTGAATCTGGTTGTGGTAAAAGTACAATTGCTTCAAGCATTATTGGTTTGTATGACCACAAAAATACGAGAGTAACCGGAGATATCTTGTACAATGAATTAAACTTAGTTAACTTAAATGAATCATTGTTTAACAAAATTCGTGGAAACAATATTGGAATGATTTTCCAGGATCCATTGGCATCTCTTAATCCTTTAATGAAGGTTGGAGATCAAGTTGCTGAGACACTTTACTACCATACTGATATGGACGAGAAAGCTCGTCATGCACGCGTAATTGAGCTCTTTAACCAAGTTGGTATGCCACGTCCTGAAGAAATGTATGAGATGTATCCACATGAATTATCTGGTGGATTGCGTCAACGTGTGGTAATTGCGATTGCAATTGCATGTAAACCAGAAATCATCATTGCTGATGAGCCAACTACAGCTTTAGATGTTACTATTCAGGCACAGATTTTGGATTTACTTAAGGAAATTCAAAAAGAGTCGCGTTCAGGAATTATTTTGATTACTCACGACTTAGGTGTTGTTGCTGAAACCGCTGATCAAGTGGCAGTTATGTATGCTGGACAAATTGTTGAAAAAGCAGATGTTAAAACAATTTTTGAAAATCCACTTCATCCATATACACGTTCACTTCTTCATTCAATGCCACAGACAGATGATGAAAGCCAAGATCTTCACGTGATTCATGGAACAGTTCCTTCGCTAATCAATATGCCTAGAACTGGTGACAGATTTGCCGCAAGAATTCCTTGGATTCCAGCTAGTGCTCATGAAGAGAACCCTAAGATTCATGAAGTTGAACCAGGACACTTTGTAAGATGTACTTGCTGGCAAAGCTTCCATTTCCAAGATGAAGAAAAGAAAGGATAG
- a CDS encoding ABC transporter ATP-binding protein: MADEIIEIKNLKVHYPIRSGFWNRVTGYVKAVDGINLSIKEGETYGLIGESGSGKSTTGKAIVGVEKVTSGQILYKGVDVTKASNRKRLNYNKDVQMIFQDSMSSLNPRKRIEDIIAEPIRNFENLTTDEERKRVQELLDIVGMPSDAIYKYPHEFSGGQRQRIGVARAVATHPKLIVADEPTSALDLSVQAQVLNFMKHIQQEYNIAYLFISHDLGVVKHMSEDIAIMHRGRFVEIGKRDQIYKNPMHIYTKRLLSAIPVVDVEHREQHKEERQRVEKEFLQDQDKWYEKDGRVLPLQKVGDRHFVALPKEMIKQELKEGE, from the coding sequence ATGGCCGATGAAATAATCGAAATAAAAAATTTAAAAGTTCACTATCCAATTCGTTCTGGCTTCTGGAATAGAGTTACTGGATATGTCAAAGCCGTAGATGGAATTAATCTTTCTATCAAAGAAGGAGAAACTTATGGCTTAATTGGTGAATCAGGTTCAGGTAAATCAACAACTGGTAAGGCAATTGTTGGGGTTGAAAAGGTAACCAGTGGACAAATTTTATACAAGGGCGTTGATGTAACTAAAGCCTCAAACCGTAAGAGACTTAACTATAACAAAGATGTTCAAATGATTTTCCAGGATTCTATGTCTAGTTTGAACCCTAGAAAACGTATTGAAGATATTATTGCTGAGCCAATTAGAAACTTCGAAAATTTAACTACTGATGAAGAAAGAAAGAGAGTTCAGGAACTCTTAGATATCGTTGGAATGCCTAGTGATGCAATTTATAAGTATCCACACGAATTCTCTGGTGGCCAACGTCAAAGAATTGGTGTAGCACGTGCTGTTGCTACTCATCCTAAGCTTATTGTGGCTGATGAACCAACCTCAGCCTTGGACTTATCAGTGCAAGCACAGGTTTTGAACTTTATGAAGCATATTCAACAAGAATACAATATTGCTTACCTCTTCATTTCACACGATTTAGGTGTTGTAAAGCACATGTCAGAAGACATTGCGATTATGCACCGCGGACGCTTTGTCGAAATAGGTAAACGTGATCAAATTTACAAGAATCCAATGCATATTTATACTAAACGTTTACTTTCAGCAATTCCTGTTGTTGACGTTGAACATAGAGAACAACACAAGGAAGAGCGTCAACGTGTAGAAAAAGAATTCTTGCAAGATCAAGACAAATGGTACGAAAAAGATGGTCGTGTCTTACCACTTCAAAAAGTTGGCGATCGTCATTTCGTTGCATTGCCTAAAGAAATGATTAAGCAAGAATTGAAGGAGGGAGAATAG